The genomic segment CTCCAGCTCGAAGACCCGACGTTCAAGCTCAAGGTGAGCGAGGGGCAGACCGTCATGAGCGGGATGGGGACGCTCCACCTCGAGGTGAAGCGGCACCGGCTCGAACGCGACTTCCGGCTGAAGGTGCGGGCGTACCCGCCGCGGGTGAGCTACCGCGAGATGCTCAAGGTGGCGCGGACGGTCGACGTGGTGCTCGACAAGCTCGGCGACAAGCCGGCGTTCGCGGGGCTGAAGGTGTCGTTCACCAACTTCAAGAGCGAGAAGCCGGTCGCGGTGTTCACCGCGGTGAACACGGACGCGAACCCCGTTCCGGTGGCGTTCCTCGCGGCGGCGGAGAAGGCGCTCCATGACGCGCTCCAGACGGGCGAACTCGGCTACCCGATGATGAACGCGCAGGCCCGGATCATCGACGTCAAGTTCGACCCGCAGTTGTCCACGGAGGACGCCTTCGTCGCCGCGGCGATCCGCGCCTACCGCGAGGGCACATCGGGCAACGTGCAGTTGCTCGAACCGATCATGAAGGTGACGGTCACGACGCCGAATCAGTTCGTCGGTTCGATCCTCGGCGACCTCACCCGGCGCGGCGGTCAGATCGACGCGCAGGAGACGAGCCCGACCGGCGACATGGCCGAACTGATCGCCCGGGTTCCGCTACGCGAACTGTTTACCTATGCGAATGAAGTGCGGAGCCTGAGTCAGGGGCGCGCGGCGATGGGGATGGAACCACACAGCTACGAGCCGGCCCCGGACGAGGTCCTGCGGAAGCTGATGGGCGAGTGACCGAGAGCCGCCAGAGGGTGTTGGGGATGGAAGTCTCCGGCTATCGCCGGTGACCCTTTCCTGGTCCAAGAGAGCGGCATAGCCCAGAAACCCCGAGCGCTGCCCTGGGCTGAGGAATCTCACCCCGTTCGGGGTGCCGATTTTCTGGCCGACGGCAGTCTGAGAGTTCTCAGGATTTCTGGGCCGTGCCTTGTGCCGACGACGATTTTTGAATTGACTTCACTTCGGTCTAATGTGAACATCTGATTAACGCCGGCAACGGCCCTGTTCCCGCCCGCGCCCTCTCCATCTGTGGCCCGCCTACTCCAACACGCCGGCGCGGTTCCTGACGTCGAACCGGATCTCCCTTCTGCCTCGTTCGAGGGATGTGTCATGCTGCGGTTCCTCGGCTCGGCCCATCGGTTCTGCGACGGCGCCACCCGGCGCGACTTCCTCCAGATCGGGGCCTTCGGCGCCGGTCTCACGCTCGCCGACATGCTGCGACCGCACACCGCGCGAGCCGCCGGCTCGGACACCAAACGGGCCAGCAAGTCGAAGAAATCGGCGATCATGATCTACCTGCCGGGCGGCCCGTCGCACCTGGACATGTACGACCTCAAGCCCGACGCCCCGGCCGAGTTTCGCGGCGAGTTCAAACCGGTTCAGACGAACGTGCCGGGAGTGGAGGTCTGCGAACACTTCCCGATGCAGGCGAAGATGTGGGACAAGTTGTGCTGCGTGCGCTCGATCGTGTCGGTCGAAGAGCACTCCGATTCGCTCGTGATGACGGGGTACCCGGACCGCGTGAACCGGCTCGCCGATCACCCGTGCTTCGGGTCGGTCGTGTCGAAGGTTCGCTCGGGCGACGGCGGCGCGGTCCCGACATTTGTGAGCCTCCGCGGGATGAGCCGCGGCACCGAACCGGGCTACCTCGGCATCGCGCACCGGCCGTTCACGCCGGGCGGACCGGGCAACGCCAATCTCCGGCTCGCCACCGGCGTCACCGCCGGTCGGCTCGACGAGCGGAAGAACCTGCTCGACGCGTTCGACGACACGCGGCGTGAGATCGACGGCTCGGGCACGATGGCCGGTATCGACGCCTACACAGAAAAGGCCATCGAGATGGTCACCGCGGGCGTTGTCCGCGACGCACTGGACCTCAAGAAGGAAGACCCCAAGGTCGTTGAGCGGTACAAGGGCGTGGAAGCGTTCCTGACTGCGCGGCGGTTGGTCGAGGCCGGGGCCGGCTGTGTCACGCTCAGCATCGGCGGCTGGGACACCCACGGCCAGAACTTCCAGACCCTCAAACGGCAACTCCCACAGGTGGACCGGGGCGTCGCGAACCTGATTTCCGACCTGCACGACCGCGGCATGGCCGACGACGTGGTGACGGTCATGTGGGGCGAGTTCGGCCGCACCCCGAAGGTCAACTCCAACGCCGGTCGGGATCACTGGTCGCCGGTCATGAGCGCACTGGTTGCCGGGGGCGGTTTGAAGATGGGGCAGGCCGTCGGCGCCAGCACGTCCAAGGGCGAGCGGCCGAAGGACCAGCCGCTCAGTGTCCCGCGCGTCCTCGGCACCATTTACCGCGCGCTGGGCATCGATCCGAGCATGACGTTTAACAACGGGGCCGGTCGCCCGATGTACGTCCTCGACGACCGCGAACCGGTGAAAGAACTGATCGACTGATACGCAATCGTGTTGATTCGTGACGGGTCGGTTCGTCTTCTGTGACCGCCCTCTGCAAGGCCGGAGCGACACGATTCCCGGAGCACCGGCCTCACAGAGGCCGGCTACAGAACGCCATCTACAGGATCCGGTATGAGCGGGGCCTTTGCACAGGCGTGACGGTGAGCGTAAAGTATATGTAGGCTTCCCCTTGCACGATTGAGCAGGGGGGCACGCATTCGAGAGCCGCTGTCCATGCCCGCTGTTCGGTTGCTGCAATACGCTCTTGTCACCGCCATCATTTGCTGTGCCCTCGGTTGTGGCGCGTCAAACAACAAGGGGCGCATTGAGGGCAAGTGGAAGATCGTTTCAGACGACCCTCAGCTTCGGGATACCGTTCTCGCGTTCGGGGACGATGGTTCCGTGACGATGGAGCGCCCCACAACCCCGGAGGCGCCGCCGAGCGGAGACAAACGGTCTGAACCGATCGGCTGGCGGTACAAGCTCTTGGCTGGCGACGGTGCTGACTTTTACGCTCTGCCCCCCGATGCGACCGTTCGTGCCGGTTTGTTCCCCGCGCCGAACGGTGTGGTGCGCGCAACCATTCAGATCGAATCGACGACCGGCGGAAAGTACGAGGAGCGCGCGATGATTTTGACCGCTGCCGACCGAATGTTAAAGTTGACCTGGTTACGTTAACCGAGGGCAGTTCGAAGCTCACCGCTCCGAAGGAGTATTTGCATGTCGTACTCGTTACGCCGGTTCGCCCCGGTCGTGGTCCTCGCCTGCGTGGGACTGACCGCTGGGTGCGAGTCGAACAACAAGGGTAAGATCGAAGGCAAATGGAAGATGGTCTCGTTGCCCGAGAAGGTGACGAAAGATAAGGGCGGCATTGACGATTTGGCCAAACTCGGGATGTACGTCTACTGGGAGTTCAAACCGGACGGTGTACTCACGTTCGGGGTCGGGGCAGATCGACCGGAGACGCTTGAGCTCGTGAAGAAGGGCGCTCCGAACCAGAAGTTCGTTTGGGACGCTAAGTACAAGCTTCTCTCGGGTGACCTGGTCGAGCTGTACGACATACCGAAAGACATGCAGCAGTCCGGCGGCGGGGGCATGTTTGGCTCGAAGGATCGAGGGCGGGCGAAGGTCAAGATCACGGGTGACGATATGACCATGACCGACGATACAGGCACTATGAAGCTGGTCCGGACCAAGTGACTCTGCCGCACGGCCGGCGTTCGAGACATCCCACCAGAGCGGCCTTCCCGCCACGTTTCACCGGCGGGAAGGCCGCGCTCGCACACACCACGGGGCACCTCATCATGATCCGCCCGCTCCTCGCACTTCTTTCCTTCGCTGCGTTCGGCGCGGCAGCTCGGGCGGCCGAATCGCCGGTCTCCGCGGTTGAAGCGCACCCGACCGCGCTCGTACTCAAGGGTACCGACGACGCCCCGCAACTCGTCATTACGGGTACGCGAGCCGATGGCCGAACGATCGACCTGACCGGCGTGGCGACCTACGGAGTAACCGATTCGAAGGTCGCGCGCGTCGAGCCGACCGGGCGCGTGGTCCCGGTCGCCAACGGCACCGCGGAAATCATTGTGAGTGTCGAAGGTAAGACGGTGAAGGTGCCGCTGCGGGCCGAAAAGATGGAGGCGCCGCTGCCGCTGAACTTCGCCAACCAGGTGAACCCGATTTTCACCAAACTGAGTTGCTCGTCCGGCGGGTGCCACGGGAAGATCGCCGGGCAGAACGGCTTCCGGTTGTCCCTTCTCGGATTCGACCCCCCGTTCGATTACGACAATCTCTTGAAAGAAACGCGGGGCCGCCGCGTGTTCCCGGCCGCGCCGGAGCGCAGCCTGTTGCTCACGAAGGCGACCGGGGCCGTACCGCACGGCGGCGGGAAGAAGATGGACCCGGCCGGTGAGGAGTTCAAGATCGTCCGCCGGTGGATCGCGTCCGGCGCGCCCTACGGCACCCAGTACGACCCGACCGTCGCGAAGATCAGCGTCTTCCCCGAACACCGCGTTGTGGGCCGGCAGGGCCGGCAGCAGCTCGCGGTGTACGCGCACTACTCCGACGGCTCGGTGGAAGACATCACCCGCCGGGCGCAGTACGAGAGCAACGAGACGGACATCGCGACCGTGACCGAGGCCGGCGTGGTGAACACCCTCGGCATCACCGGGCAGGCGGCCGTAATGGCCCGGTTCAACGGCCACGTGACCGTGTTCCGCGCCACCGTGCCGCGGGCCGGCGCGGCGGCGGCGTTCGACTTCAAGGAACAAACCGCGGTGGACACGTTCACCGCCCGCAAGTGGCGGGAACTCGGCATCGCGC from the Frigoriglobus tundricola genome contains:
- a CDS encoding DUF1501 domain-containing protein, with the translated sequence MLRFLGSAHRFCDGATRRDFLQIGAFGAGLTLADMLRPHTARAAGSDTKRASKSKKSAIMIYLPGGPSHLDMYDLKPDAPAEFRGEFKPVQTNVPGVEVCEHFPMQAKMWDKLCCVRSIVSVEEHSDSLVMTGYPDRVNRLADHPCFGSVVSKVRSGDGGAVPTFVSLRGMSRGTEPGYLGIAHRPFTPGGPGNANLRLATGVTAGRLDERKNLLDAFDDTRREIDGSGTMAGIDAYTEKAIEMVTAGVVRDALDLKKEDPKVVERYKGVEAFLTARRLVEAGAGCVTLSIGGWDTHGQNFQTLKRQLPQVDRGVANLISDLHDRGMADDVVTVMWGEFGRTPKVNSNAGRDHWSPVMSALVAGGGLKMGQAVGASTSKGERPKDQPLSVPRVLGTIYRALGIDPSMTFNNGAGRPMYVLDDREPVKELID